A window from Telopea speciosissima isolate NSW1024214 ecotype Mountain lineage chromosome 8, Tspe_v1, whole genome shotgun sequence encodes these proteins:
- the LOC122670553 gene encoding pentatricopeptide repeat-containing protein At3g28660-like, producing MDRLFFRSSIGVWNRCMSLIGCCSNMQQLKAVHALFVVHGLHHNNYALSKLISFCALSDSGSLTYASLLFYQTPNPNAFFYNTLIRAYSRSSQPQRALHFFHLMLLDGSVTPGQHTFPFVLAACANISCVPAGKQLHCWVFKDGLASFDSHIQTALVRFYVDSGFLNDARKVFDEIPNRDVIQWNVLMNGYLRLGFASEALEVFRSMLLSGIVPDEFCMATALTACAQSGALQQGMWIHEYIKKRKGFTVDVFVGTALVDMYAKCGFIDKAVEAFEEMPRRNVFSWAAMIGGFAVHGFAREALHCLQRMQEEDGLRPDGIVLLGVLTACTHAGLQEEGRLLLDSMDAVYGVAPKHEHYSCTVDLLCRAGRLDEALELIKRMPMKPVASVWGSLLSGCRSHGNVELAELAVEELLRLNHVDAAKEDGAYVQLSNVYLGARRSDDARRIRMMIGDKGIKKTPGCTVIEVNGVVNEFVAGDVAHCLRHEIHEMLNLLSFHIIHQ from the coding sequence ATGGATCGACTCTTCTTCAGAAGCAGCATCGGAGTATGGAACCGGTGTATGTCCCTCATTGGGTGCTGTTCCAACATGCAACAACTCAAGGCTGTTCATGCGCTCTTCGTTGTCCACGGTCTCCATCACAACAACTACGCTCTCAGCAAGCTTATTTCCTTCTGTGCCCTCTCCGACTCTGGCAGCCTCACGTAtgcctctcttctcttctaccaAACTCCAAACCCGAACGCATTCTTCTACAATACCCTCATTAGGGCCTACTCTCGCAGTTCTCAACCGCAACGTgctctccatttcttccatctaATGTTGCTAGATGGCAGCGTTACTCCTGGCCAACACACCTTCCCTTTTGTTCTTGCGGCTTGTGCGAACATCTCCTGTGTCCCTGCGGGTAAGCAACTCCATTGCTGGGTTTTCAAAGACGGTTTGGCTTCTTTTGACAGTCACATCCAGACTGCCCTTGTCCGCTTTTATGTTGACAGTGGCTTCTTAAATGATGCCCGAAAGGTTTTTGATGAAATTCCCAATAGAGATGTTATCCAGTGGAATGTTCTTATGAACGGGTATCTTCGTTTGGGTTTTGCCTCAGAGGCTCTGGAAGTCTTCCGTAGTATGCTGCTCTCTGGAATCGTGCCTGATGAATTCTGTATGGCTACTGCACTCACGGCTTGTGCTCAATCTGGGGCTCTTCAACAAGGGATGTGGATCCATGAGTACattaagaagaggaaagggtTCACTGTGGATGTTTTCGTGGGAACAGCCCTTGTTGACATGTACGCCAAGTGTGGATTCATTGACAAGGCCGTAGAAGCATTTGAGGAGATGCCTAGAAGAAATGTCTTCTCCTGGGCTGCGATGATTGGTGGGTTTGCAGTGCATGGATTTGCGAGAGAAGCACTTCATTGCTTGCAAAGAATGCAGGAAGAAGATGGGCTTAGGCCAGATGGGATCGTGCTTCTTGGGGTTCTAACGGCTTGCACCCACGCAGGGCTTCAAGAGGAAGGCCGGCTCCTCTTAGATAGCATGGACGCCGTGTATGGTGTTGCTCCAAAACATGAGCATTATAGTTGCACAGTAGACTTGCTTTGCAGGGCAGGTCGGTTAGATGAGGCACTTGAACTCATAAAAAGAATGCCAATGAAGCCAGTTGCTTCTGTCTGGGGCTCATTGCTGAGTGGTTGTAGGAGCCATGGAAACGTTGAGCTTGCTGAGCTTGCAGTTGAAGAGCTTTTGCGGCTTAACCATGTTGATGCAGCCAAGGAAGATGGGGCTTATGTTCAGCTGTCGAACGTCTATCTGGGTGCACGGAGATCCGATGATGCTCGTAGGATTCGAATGATGATTGGGGACAAAGGGATCAAGAAAACACCTGGGTGCACTGTGATTGAGGTGAATGGGGTGGTGAATGAGTTTGTTGCAGGGGATGTGGCACATTGCCTTCGACATGAGATACATGAAATGCTAAATTTGCTGTCATTTCATATCATTCATCAATGA
- the LOC122670329 gene encoding protein ROOT PRIMORDIUM DEFECTIVE 1, with product MQLLKKTFAYFPIQFLKINHNHYQNQTFIAKHLLYYDFTCFRTMSQSTSIPKKQQRVRDHGYDNYMEVYKKIRKVLKFQDLILSQPNHTICVSRLDILARRLGFKQYEAGAFILKFPHAFEIYEHPVQRILYCRLTRKATLQIEQENQSLQAQIPDTIINLRKLLMLSKTGRLRLEHIRIARLDFGLPEDFEFSVILKNPQFFRLFDAKETRSKYVEIVDKDPNLAVCAIEKLREKEYRERGIDAENIRFSFIVNFPPGFKIGKYYKIAVWKWQRLPYWSPYEDVSAHDLRSLEAQKRMEKRAVATIHELLSLTVEKKLSLERIAHFRLAMDLPKKLKEFLLQHQGIFYISTRGNHGKLHTVFLREAYRKGELIEPNELYLARRKLAELILLSPRKAAVDRDLFESGRDGEGNERREIRRDCVENSSVGFMFERKLGIDGGQEEDSGSESGTLGIDGEQEEDLGSETGGDSDFTDEESDIAETADEDDVHCCK from the coding sequence ATGCAACTTCTTAAAAAAACTTTCGCTTATTTCCCCATTCAATTTCTCAAAATCAATCACAATCACTACCAAAATCAAACCTTCATAGCTAAGCATCTCCTTTACTATGACTTCACATGCTTCAGAACTATGTCACAGTccacttcaatccccaagaaacAACAGAGAGTCAGAGATCATGGATATGATAACTACATGGAAGTCTATAAGAAGATCCGCAAGGTTCTTAAGTTCCAAGATCTCATCCTCAGTCAACCAAACCATACCATCTGCGTTTCCCGTCTCGACATTTTAGCTCGCCGACTCGGCTTCAAACAGTATGAAGCTGGTGCGTTCATCCTCAAATTCCCCCATGCCTTTGAAATCTACGAACACCCGGTTCAGAGAATCCTCTATTGTCGTCTCACCCGGAAGGCCACCCTTCAAATTGAGCAAGAAAATCAATCTCTTCAGGCTCAAATCCCAGATACCATTATCAATCTGCGTAAGCTGCTTATGTTGTCGAAAACAGGTCGCCTTCGCCTTGAACATATACGGATTGcccgccttgattttggacttCCCGAAGACTTCGAGTTCTCTGTAATTCTTAAGAATCCACAGTTTTTCCGGTTGTTTGATGCGAAAGAGACTCGGTCCAAGTATGTTGAGATAGTTGACAAAGACCCCAATTTGGCAGTTTGTGCAATTGAGAAGCTGAGGGAGAAAGAATATAGGGAAAGAGGTATTGATGCTGAAAACATTCGGTTTTCCTTCATTGTCAATTTCCCTCCTGGCTTTAAGATTGGTAAATACTATAAGATTGCGGTGTGGAAGTGGCAACGGCTTCCATATTGGTCACCATATGAGGATGTATCAGCTCATGACCTCCGTTCGCTTGAGGCACAGAAGCGTATGGAGAAGAGAGCCGTCGCAACAATTCATGAGTTACTGTCGTTGACAGTGGAGAAGAAGCTTAGTCTAGAGAGGATTGCACATTTTAGGTTGGCCATGGACTTACCCAAGAAGCTGAAGGAATTTCTGCTTCAACATCAAGGGATCTTTTATATTTCAACAAGAGGGAATCATGGTAAGCTTCATACAGTTTTTCTTCGGGAGGCATACCGGAAAGGTGAATTGATAGAACCAAATGAATTGTATTTGGCAAGAAGAAAATTGGCTGAGTTGATTTTGTTGAGCCCTAGGAAAGCAGCTGTGGATCGGGATTTATTTGAGTCTGGCAGGGATGGAGAGGGTAATGAAAGGAGGGAAATCAGAAGAGATTGTGTTGAGAATAGTTCTGTAGGCTTTATGTTTGAACGTAAGTTGGGGATAGATGGAGGGCAGGAAGAGGACTCGGGCTCAGAAAGTGGTACATTGGGAATTGATGGAGAGCAAGAAGAGGACTTGGGCTCAGAAACTGGTGGAGATTCTGATTTTACTGATGAAGAAAGTGATATTGCCGAAACTGCAGATGAAGATGATGTTCATTGTTGTAAATGA